CAAAAGAAGCGGATCATTCCTTCTTGGTTCAAATGGTGAGGAATTATTTGTATATATAACCGAGTTGCCAGTGTCCAATTCAAAGCCAGAAGCTATCGGTTACTACACTAATAAATCGCATGAAATGGGTGTGTTTATTGACTACTTATGTAAAGGTAAAAAAGTGTTAAAAAGTATCCGGTACTCTGTGCCATCAATTAGCAAATGGCTCATAACAAGGCCATCAAATTGACCGCTTTACGCTGCGCTTCAAGCGGCAATTTATGGCGGCGTTCAGGCTGTAGAAAAATAGATCTCCTTCGGGATCTAGGCCGATTTTCATAGTAAAATGTCACTTCAGCAGTTTACTGAGGCGGATATGGCCAACTTCATCGATACAAATATAAATCAAACCGTTTTTCTGGATATCAATTTCCTTGACCAGCTTGGTACGGATAATTTTGATTTCTATATGTATACTCTTCTGAATACAGACAAAATTATTGATGGTTTCCTCAGTCGATATAAAAATAGTAATGTTGGCCGCAAGGCCTACCCTCCTGAGCTTCTCCTTCGCGTTATCTTTAGTGCCTATTATCGAGGAATCACCTCCAGTCGAGTGATTGCTAAGCTATGCACAACTGATTTGACGTTCATGGCCCTGGCTGTTGGTACCACGCCACACTTTACAACTATTGCAAATTTCGTCTCGGGTAATTGTGAGGCAATTAAGGAGTTGTTTCACAAAATTCTACTCATTTGCGATGAGAGTGGTTTAATTGGTAAGGAGCATTTTGCTATTGACGGATGCAAGCTTCCTACCGATGCTTCCAAGCAATGGAGTGGAACCCATCCTGAGCTGGAAAAGAAGTCTACTAAGATGCGTGCTAGAGCCGAAAGAATCGTGGATAAGCACCTGGAATCGGACTCTACAAAGAATAATCAAAGCGGCCATTATAAAAAGGATATGCAAACGGTAGAAACCTTGCTAAAGACAGCCGATAAAATTGATGGTTTTCTGGCTGAGAATGAACCTCGTATAGGGCATTCAAAAAGTAAGAAAGAGGTACAGAGTAACATCACGGATAATGAGTCGTGTAAAATGACCACTAGTAAAGGCACAATTCAATGAATGGCTTGTGTGACTGCTGCGGACGAGAAGCATCAGATTATTATTGAAGCAAGAGCCTTTGGTGTCGGTCAAGAACAGATTACGTTGAAACCGATGGTCGAGAGTATTAAAGACAAATTTGAAGAAGATGTATTTTCCGCTGGATGTGTATTAACAGCTGATACAGGATACTGTAGTGAAGATAACCTACAGTTTTTACACGATGAGAATATTAAATCTGTCATACCAGACAATCAATTTAGAATGAGAGACCCGGTTTACTCCGACTCAGAAACGTTTAAAGCGCACAAGAAAAAACGGCAGAAAACCAGAACAGATAACAAAAAAACAAGAGACGTCTTTCCGGGTAGCGAGTTTGTAATTGATTTTGTTAAGAAGGAAGCTGTGTGTCCTAATGGTAAAGAGATGATCTATTTGGGTGATGATTTCGAAACTAAAAGTGGACCCCACATGCGATTCCGAGGTTATTTGAAAGACTGCCGAGAATGCCCATTGCAAGAGCAATGTATGCAGAAAGAAGTCAAAAGTCAGGGGCGACAAATATCAGTTTTAATCGAATCGAAAAGAAGAGTGACACAGTTAGATAAAATGAAAAAGATCATCGATAGTGATGATGGTAAAAAAATGTATAGCAAGCGAATGTATACAATCGAACCGGTCTTTGGGAATATTTGTAGCAACAAAGGTTTAGACAAGTTGAGCTTGCGAGGGGAAAGCAAGGTGACGGCGCAATGGCAGTTGTATTGTATGGTACATAATGCCGAGAAGTTATGGAGGTATGCCACATAGAGGGGTAGAAAGGGCCAAATGGCGCCCTATATGGCAATATTCGATCATTTGTCGATCAGGCAATGTGAAGATTAGCTAGATTCATAATTGTGGTCATATAATGAACGCCTCAGAAAACAATTCAGAGGCGCAAAAAAGTGACGGTCAAACCCGAATTTTTCTACAGCCTCGTTAGAAGGAATGTGAAAATGAGAATTCTAGTGGCGATATTTCTTCTAGCCTCCAATGCATTAGCGTGTGATAAAGTCGACGTAATCTCTGAGAATGGAGGCGAAATATTTGTAAGCTGCGACGATATTGTGAAGGCAACAGATGACGATATCGCAGATATTACATACAAGCTAATTATTAGTGGTCAGTTTGACAATTCCAGTGACTTTTTTATCCACTATACACAAATGCCTGCAGAGTCACCGATTGCTACCTATAACTCCAGGCTTAATACGGTCACGTTCGTTACTACAAAAGGCGCGGCGGCAAGGCAGGTGGTTTTACGTATATGAACGTTCTAACAAAGCTAGCAAGCAGACCTACGTTTCGGTGTTTAAATTTATGCCGGTCGCTACGCTGGCATATATTTAAACACCTACACTGCGGCTGCTTCTAGCGGCGTTATGAGCGCGGTTCGAAAATAAATAAAACGAGTCATGTGCTTGATTTACGGCACGTTGTAGAACGTCTCTCGGCGTTAAAGTACGTAGGTTCTTTGTATCTCACCAGTTTCTTTCCTGGTGCCAAATAGTAGTTTTATAGGTGGTGGTAAATAGCACTTCGCATTTGGCCACCGCTTTTATAGTATGGGGTTTGTCAGTGGGGTGGTGTGTTCTTTCCTGCTGCCATCGGCAAACTAAATTAAAAACGTGGTTTTGTTGTAGCACTTACTGCCGCCGCATAACCAGTCGCTCCATAAGACGCCAACTGCGCAGTTCGTTTTACGCATTCCGCTTCGCTACATTTTAGCGTAAAACAAACTACACAGTAGGCGCTTATGAGCTTAGCGTTATAGCTCACAAAGGTAATTATGTACAAGTGTCCTTGCTGCGGCATGAATTCGATTTCGTGGTGGAAAAAGTTATTTTCTACCCGGCTAGCTCCTAAGCTGTGTAATAGTTGTGGTGGAGAATTCTATGTCCCGATTAATGGAGGATGGCTAGTATACAAATATTTGGCTTTTCCAGCTGTTGTAGCATGGATTCTTGTATTCACATATAAATCAGGGTGGCCTCTAGTAATTTTGATTCCGGCTTTAATCTGGTCTGTTAAATACAGTATTCTAGATTCAAAATTAGTATGTGGGGCGTCCAAGCCATAACAAGTTGCTGCACTCTGACACGTACTGCTGCGCTCGTTTTTGTGTTTGTCGCTGCGCTCCATTTTCACACAAAAACGCTCTCCGCAGCACGTGCAGGTGAGCAAAACGTTAGGCTAAGAATCAAATGATTGAGATTCTATCGAAAATATGGCCACTATTTTTAATACTAATTGTGATAGTAAATGTAATTCTTCAAAAAAGAAGGGCCCATATTGAAGAGAAGACGATCCCAGAAAGCGTATTAAACGAAGATGGGCCTACTGAGGAAAATTGTAACGCTAGTGTAGATGGTCAAGAGTATGCCGGAGTAATCGATTTTAAGCTGGGAAAGGAAAATTTACACATTATGTGTACTTTTCCAAAGTGGCGAATAGCAATTCCCTATAGTTTAATATCAGTTCAAGTACGTCAAGGAATAACCGGAAAAAAAGTTTATCTAAATGTAATGGGTAGTGATCGTATTCGCGTTTCAATGAGCTTGTATACTAAACTACAGGAGCTAAGTTCGGGTGGTTTACCAAAAGCCTAACAAGTTTGTCATGCGGAAAACCTTTGCTACGTTTCGTTTTGGGGTGGCTTCGCCACTTTACCCCAAAACTACACTACACAAAGGTTTCCGCATACAAAGGCGTTATGAGCGCGGTTCGAAAATAAATAAAACGCGTCATGTACTTGATTTACGGCACGTTGTAGAGAGTCTCTCGGCGTTAAAGTAAGTCGGCTCTTTGTATCTCACCAGCTTTGTTCCTGGTGCCAAATAGTAGTTTTATAGGTGGTGGTAAATAGCACTTCGCATTTAGCCACCGCTTTTATAATGTGGGGCTTGTTGGTGGGGTGGTGTGTTCGTTCCTGCTGCCATTGTCAAGCTAAAATAAAACGTGGTTATGTTGTGGTACTTACTGCCGTCGCATAACCAGTCGGTCACCCTGACGCTGCATACTCCGCCGCTTTTTTGTGCATTCCGCTTCGCTACATTCTTGCACAAAAAGCAGCTCCATATGCAGCGCAGGCTACCTTAGCGTTATGAGCGCGGTTCGACAATAAATAGAACGAGTCATGTGCTTGATTTATGGCGCGTTGTAGCAGGTCTCTCGGCGTTAAAGTAAGTCGATTTTTTGTATCTCACCAGTTTCTTTCCTGGTGCCAAATAGTAGTTTTGTAGGTGTTGGAAAATAGTACTTCGCATTTAGCCACCGCTTTTATAATATGGGGTTTGTTGGTGGGGTGGTGTGTTCTTTCCTGCTGCCATCGGCAAACTAAATTAGAAACGTGGTTTTGTTGTAGCGCCAACCGCCGCCGCATAACCAGTCGCTTATGAGCTTAGCGTTAAACCCTATTCATCATCTATCGAAGAAATGGAATATGTTAAAGAAGGATATTAAAGGCTTTTTTAAAGCTGTTAGAGCTAGTGATCTAGAACTGGTGAAAGAACTCCATAATAAAATTCCGGAGCTCGTTAATGCTTGCCATACTGCACCACCCAAAAAAGATGATGGGCAATCTCCTTTACATGTTGCGTACAAAACCGGGAATTATGAAATAGCAGATTACCTAATATCCCAAGGTGCAGATGTTAATTTTATTGAGCAATCCACAAGCAATGAATGGAATGCTCCAGTAATTCATGACTGCATAAGAGGTGTCGCTTTCAATACGTATGGTTTGACTGAAAATGAAGATGATTTCAATATTGCTCTTAAGGCTCTTCAGAATATTATCGTAAATGGTGCTTCAGTAAACTCCGAAGATTCCTATGGCAATACCTGTTTAGCGAGAGCAATCTTGGATACTAAGCAAATCATTGATAGAGAGTTTACGGATGAAATAGCCAATATTGTTTACGCACAATATAAAGCGTTATTCCGCGTATTACTCGGAGCAGGTGCAGATCCAGATATAAAAACAGATAAAAGGCAAAGTGCTCATGAACTCATAGAGCGTTTTAAATTAAATAAATACAACTTGGTTTAACAAGGCCATGCAATCTGACTCCGCAACCTGTCACGCTTTTTGCTGCGCAAAAAGACGCGCCAGGTTGCTACGCAGTTGATGGCGGCGTTATGTTTAAAATGATGAAAATATTTATTTATACGATTGCAGTTTTTGTTGGCGGTTGCTCTTTGACCCCAGAGGTACTTTTAGGCGACTATCAGGCGACCATTATTGGTTACTGGGAAAATGAGGATATAAACCAAGCGTCATTGGAGTTTTTAGAAAGCGATGTGGTTAAAATCCATCACCCAATATACGAGAATAGTTGCGTACAGTTTGGTATTGTCGAAGGGGAATGGAAGATGAACGACGACAATATAAAGTTTAGTTTTATTAGCGAACTCGATACCATTGAATATATTCGCCATATACATAATCTAAATAAAAATAATCTTAAGTTAAAGTCGACAACAGATGGTGCTTTAGCTAATTATAATCGAAAGCCAAGATAGTGCAGTTCGGCACACATAACAATTATGTCCTGTTGACGTTTTGGCTTTCGTTCCGTTTTGGGGTGGCTTCGCCACTTTACCCCAAAACTACACTACACCCAAAACGCAACAGACATAGGCGTTAGGGCTCCACAAGGGGTAGTATGAATATATTCAAAAGAATTATTTTGTTGGTTATGCTTTATTCGGGATTTGGTTTTGCCTGTTTGGAAGAACCTGTACTGGCTTCCGGAGACTTCTTTGAGCGATCGGCAAGTATATATTTGGTATGTCCAAGTATTTCTAATTTTTCTGATACAGAGGCAAAAAAAACAGTCGAAAAATTATTAGGCAAATATGAAGGCATTGCACCGGAAATATTTATACAGTTTTTAGCAAGCAACAAATATATTGGGTATATGGAGAAATCTCCTTATACTTTGCCAAATAATGAACTGGTAGCAGATTACTATAGTGGTACTGGGCGCTTGTACTTTTGGCCAAAATCAGAAAACAAACGGTATATCAGTATTGAAAGGAAAAGTGGAAGCAAGCCCTAACAATACGCTAAAGTTGACACTTTGGCCTACTTTCCGTTTTGGGGCGCCTTCGGCACTTTACCCCAAAACTCCATTACGGCCAAAGTGCAACTTAGCGAAGCGTTATGAGCGCGGTTCGAAAATAAATAAAACGAGTCATGTGCTTGATTTACGGCACGTTGTAGAGCGTCTCTCGGCGTTAAAGTAAGTCGGCTCTTTGTATCTCACCAGCTTTGTTCCTGGTGCCAAATAGTAGTTTTACAGGTGGTGGTAAATAGCACTTCGCATTTAGCCACCGCTTTTTTAATATGGGGCTTGTTGGTGGGGTGGTGTGTTCGTTCCTGCTGCCATTGGCAAACTAAATTAAAAACGTGGTTTTGTTGTGGCGCCAACCGCCGCCGCATAACCAGTCGGTCAACCTGACGCTGCATACTCCGCCGTTTTTTGTGCATTACGCTTCGCTTCATTCTTGCACAAAAAGCAGCTCCATATGCATCGCAGGCTACCTTAGCGTTATGAGCGCGTTCGAAAATAAATAAAACGAGTCATGTGCTTGATTTACGGCACGTTGTAGAGGGTCTCTCGGCGTTAAAGTACGTAGGTTCTTTGTATCTCACCAGCTTTGTTCCTGGTGCCAATTGAAAGTTTTATAGGTGGTGGTAAATGGCACTTCGTATTTAGCCACCGCTTTTATAATATGGGTTTTGCTGGTGGGGTGGTGTATTCGTTCCTGCTGCCATTGGGAAGCTAAAATAAAACGTGGTTTTGTTATGGCATATACTGCCGCATCATAACCAGTCGGTCACCCTGACGCTGCATACTCCGCCGTTTTTTGTGCACTCCGCTTCGCTTCATTCTTGCACAAAAAGCAGCTCCATATGCAGCGCAGGCTACCTTAGCGTTATGAGCGCGGTTCGAAAATAAATAAAACGAGTCATGTGCTTGATTTATGGCGCGTTGTAGCAGATCTCTCGGCGTTAAAGTAAGTCGGTTTTTTGTATCTCACCAGTTTCTTTCCTGGTGCCAAATAGTAGTTTTATAGGTGGTGGTAAATAGCACTTCGCATTTAGCCACCACTTTCGTAATATGGAGTTTGTTGGTGGGGTTGTGTGTTCTTTCCTGCTGCCATCGGCAAGCTAAATTAAAAACGTGGTTTTGTTGTGGCGCCAACCGCCGTCGCATAACCAGTCGGTCACCCTGACGCTGCATACTCCGCCGCTTTTTTGTGCATTCCGCTTCGCTTCATTCTTGCACCAAAAGCAGCTCCATATGCAACGCAGGCTACCTTAGCGTTATGAGCGCGGTTCGAAAATAAATAGAACGAGTCATGTGCTCGATTTACGGCACGTTGTAGAACGTCTCTCGGCGTTAAAGTAAGTAGTTTATTTGTATCTCACCAGCTTTGTTCCTGGTGCCAAATAGTAGTTTTATAGGTGGTGGTAAATAGCACTTCGAATTTAGCCACCGCTTTTACAATATGGGGTTTGTTGGTGGGGTGGTGTGTTCGTTCCTGCTGCCATTGGCAAGCTAAAATAAAACGTGGTTTTGTTGTGGTGCTTACCGCCGCCGCATAACCAGTCGGTCACCCTGACGCTGCATACTCCGCCGCTTTTTTGTGCATTACGCTTCGCTACATTCTTGCACAAAAAGCAGCTCCATATGCAGCGCAGGCTACCTTAGCGTTATGAGCGCGGTTCGAAAATAAATAAAATGAGTCATGTGCTTGATTTACGGCACGTTGTAGAGAGTCTCTCGGCGTTAATGTAAGTGGGTTTTTTGTATCTCACCAGTTTCTTTCCTGGTGCCAAATAGTAGTTTTATAGGTGGTGGGAAATAGCACTTCGCATTTAGCCACCACTTTCGTAATATGGAGTTTGTTGGTGGGGTTGTGTGTTCTTTCCTGCTGCCATCGGCAAGCTAAATTAACAAACGTGGTTTTGTTGTAGCGCCAACCGCCGCCGCATAACCAGTCGCTCCATAAGACGCCTACTGTGCAGCTCGTTTTACGCATTCCGCTTCGCTACATTTTAGCGTAAAACAAACTACACAGTAGGCGCTTATGAGCTTAGCGTTATGAGCGCGGTTCGAAAATAAATAAAACGAGTCATGTGCTTGATTTACGGCACGTTGTAGCGGGTCTCTCGGCGTTAACGTACGTAGGTTCTTTGTGTCTCGCTAGCTTTGTTCCTGGTGCCAAATAGTCGTTTTATAGGTGGTGGCAAATAGCACTTCGCATTTGGCCACCGCTTTTATAGTATGGGGTTTGTTGGTGGGGCGGTGTGTTCTTTCCTGCTGCCATTGGCAAGCTAAAATAAAACGTGGTTTTGTTGTGGTACTTACTGCCGCCGCATAACCAGTCGCTCCATAAGACGCCAACTGCGCAGTTCGTTTTACGCATTCCGCTTCGCTACATTTTAGCGTAAAACAAACTACACAGTAGGCGCTTATGAGCTTAGCGTTATGTGAAGTCATGAAAATAGTATTATTTGAATCAGAAAATATTGACCTTACCTCTAAAGAAGACCTAGCCCTTTTTATACCAGACCATTTAGACGGAAAGGTGTTGAATTATGGTCAAGGTGAGGGCCAAATTGAAATTGAGGGTACTGTTTGGGGACTGTATGTGAACAACGAAAATTTTTACTATTTCACTTTGGAAGAGGGCTTTATAAGCTGGGATAAATTCACAGCATTAGTCGACTCAATATTGGTTAAAGTCAATTCAGAGTTTGGTGTTAACTTCTCTCTTGCTGTAGAGGGGCCAGTTTTAAATGAACCTAATATGTAAATCACATAACAAAGCCAGTCAATCTGACCTCCGTAAGCTGTCTTCTTTTTTGCAAAAAAGCGCAAAAAAGCAGCCATCTCACTCCGGCAGTTGCTGGCGGCGTTAAGACCCCTAGGGAAAATATATGCGTCGTCTTCTTATAATTTTAATACTTTTAACATTTTCAGAGTTGTCTATGTCTAATACAGTATACGGGAGTGCCGACTTAAAGCTCGCGCTAACAGCCGAGGAGGCTAAGAAGCTCACGGTAATTCTAGCTAAGTTTTCCAAAGATTCTGAAGTTGAAAAATACGTACAGACTGGTATTGGGTTTTCTGGTGAGTCTTTTAGCTTCTACGATCCAATAAAAAAGGGCGCAGTAAGAATTGAAGGTTCGGCTGCCTTACCTGTTGATGACGAGAATGAAATGATGGGTGCGTTTTCTCACTGGCTTGAGTTTTTAACAGAAGTTAGAAATACCTTGGGCCGAGGAGATTGGCACGTTCATATGGATGACTATGACGTAAATTGGGACTCAAAATTAAATGCATACCGTATGTAGTCTTAACAATGCGCTCAATTTGACGTTTTGGTCTTCGCTCCGTTTTATGCATGGCCACCGGCCATTTTTGCATAAAACTCCACTGCAACCAAAACGCAAATTAGCTTAGCGTTAGCATCCTATCAATATGAATCTAGTAATCGAATCAAATGCAAAGGAGTTTGCACTTAGGCATGGTGTTTTATCATTGGAAGAGGTTGTTACTTGGGCAGATGCTCTCATTGAGAAGATGGACGAGCCACCTGTAGAGTTATTTGATGTTTCACTGGCTAAAGATTTAAATTCGATAATTGAGGCACTTGGATGTTTTGGTAGGTCGAATGAAAAAACTACCGTTGCAAAACTTATATTTCGGTACTTTTACGATAATTTATCTTCAAGTCAACCAAACTATGAGCGTGTCGCAAGAGGGCTATACGACATGTTCCTCCAAGAAATAGCACCAATGGCGCCTCCTTCAGAAGAAATGGCGTGCTACTGGGATGACCTTGATTTGGCTGAGAGAGGGTATGTAGGCACATTGGAAGAGGTACAACAAAACATGCTAAATCTATTAAAAGTGCACAAATGCTAACAAGCCAAGCCAGCAGGACGTATTTTTGCTGTCGCTTCGCTCCAAAGCACAAAAATACGCCGCTGCTTAGGGGCGTTAGAAACCCAAGAAAAGTATGGTGATATATTCAGGAAAAGACTCGCCGAGCGCTATCTTAATGCCGATACTATTTCTACCATTGGTATTCTTACCCTTTGTATTTGGTGTTGTCACTTGGGAAATTTTAGCTGTAGGGTCATTGGTTATATACCTAATGACAAAAGGGCTCAGCTTTACCATCGAAAAAAGTAATGATGCGTATATACTTATAAGACAATGCTGGGGGATAAAGTACGAGTCTACAAAGTCCCAAGGTATTGGGTGCGTCTGTTTGGACGATGAATACTCGGACGCCCCTAAATCGACTTGTGTTTCTATTATGTTTGCTGGGCGTACGACGTATATTGGTACGAGTAAAAATATGAGAGAAATTGAAATTGCACTGTCGAAGTACCAGAGCAATTCTTGAGGTGCGCCTTCTAACAAGGCCATCGTAGCGACCACTTTTCCGTCGCTTCAATTTGTGCTTTGATAGCACAAATCAAATCAACTACAAAGTGGCGCCACATGGCGACGTTATACGTCAAGGAGGGTTCAGTGCTAAAAAAAATATGCCCTTGGTGTGGCGAGAAAACTACATTAAACCAACTCGGTCGAAGGCCAGTTAAGAAGAAGCCGCAGTGGTATGAGTTTTCTAGAAGTGTGCGGGTTTGTCCATACTGTGCGGGTGCAGTGAAGCCTGGCGGTAAATCGATGTGGTTTATGGTTCTAGCTTTGCCTGCATTTATGTCGTTCATGATAGATTCATTCACGGGTTTTAACGTGCTGAAAGAGTTGGATGCCGAAACCGCTGGCTGGGTACTGTTTTTACTTGGGTGTATTGGTGCATATTATTTTGGAATATTTGAAAAAGTAGAAAACGTATAACCAGGCTATCAAGCAGACCTCCATTCCGGTGTTTGATTTTGTGCTGGCCGCTAACGCTAGCACAAAACAATCACCTCCATTACGGCTGCTTATAGCAGCGTTAGGCTACCGAGAGTATCACCGAGAGAAAAATGGATAACTCAAAGAGTACAGTTCGTCAGAGAGCGGATGAAATTAAAGAATACCAATGTAAAAATCTAATTGCAGTTTTAGAAAATCCGATGGATATAAAAAACATTGGATCTGTCATTAGAAATGCAAACGCTCTTGGCGTAGAAAAAATATATGTAGTAGATTCTCGTAAGTCCTTACCTGATGACTGGGAAGAACTAAGAGAACGCAAATCACTCTCAAAGATATCGGTATCCGCTTCAAAATGGACTTTTGTTAAGCGTTTTGACAGCACTGAAGAATGTTTAGAGCATCTCGAGAAAAATCGATTTACATCTGTAGTAACTTCGCCTCACGTCAAGGGAAGAGACAACTTTGTACTTCATGAGGCTGACTATACTCAACCGAAGCTTGCAGTGTGGTTCGGGAATGAATCTCGAGGTATAAGCGATATTGTAGTAGAACGAAGTGAGTTTTGCGTATCAATACCAATGTTCGGCATGATAGAGAGCTTAAATTTGGCCACTACTACGGGTATAGTCCTTTATGAAGTCACAAAGCAAAGACGTGACTACCAGGCTAAATACAAACGTGCAAACAGAAAAGCCTAACAAAAGTATGCACACGACAAAAACTGCGTCGCTCCGTTTGTGCAAGGGCTTCGCCCATTTTACACAAACTACACGCCGCAGTTTTTGCGTGTGATACTGGCGTTCAGGCTGTAGAAAAATAGATCTCCTTCGGGATCTAGGCCGATTTTCATAGTAAAATGTCACTTCAGCAGTTTACTGAGGCGGATATGGCCAACTTCATCGATACAAATATAAATCAAACCGTTTTTCTGGATATCAATTTCCTTGACCAGCTTGGTACGGATAATTTTGATTTCTATATGTATACTCTTCTGAATACAGACAAAATTATTGATGGTTTCCTCAGTCGATATAAAAATAGTAATGTTGGCCGCAAGGCCTACCCTCCTGAGCTTCTCCTTCGCGTTATCTTTAGTGCCTATTATCGAGGAATCACCTCCAGTCGAGTGATTGCTAAGCTATGCACAACTGATTTGACGTTCATGGCCCTGGCTGTTGGTACCACGCCACACTTTACAACTATTGCAAATTTCGTCTCGGGTAATTGTGAGGCAATTAAGGAGTTGTTTCACAAAATTCTACTCATTTGCGATGAGAGTGGTTTAATTGGTAAGGAGCATTTTGCTATTGACGGATGCAAGCTTCCTACCGATGCTTCCAAGCAATGGAGTGGAACCCATCCTGAGCTGGAAAAGAAGTCTACTAAGATGCGTGCTAGAGCCGAAAGAATCGTGGATAAGCACCTGGAATCGGACTCTACAAAGAATAATCAAAGCGGCCATTATAAAAAGGATATGCAAACGGTAGAAACCTTGCTAAAGACAGCCGATAAAATTGATGGTTTTCTGGCTGAGAATGAACCTCGTATAGGGCATTCAAAAAGTAAGAAAGAGGTACAGAGTAACATCACGGATAATGAGTCGTGTAAAATGACCACTAGTAAAGGCACAATTCAATGAATGGCTTGTGTGACTGCTGCGGACGAGAAGCATCAGATTATTATTGAAGCAAGAGCCTTTGGTGTCGGTCAAGAACAGATTACGTTGAAACCGATGGTCGAGAGTATTAAAGACAAATTTGAAGAAGATGTATTTTCCGCTGGATGTGTATTAACAGCTGATACAGGATATTGTAGTGAAGATAACCTACAGTTTTTGCACGATGAGAATATTAAATCTGTCATACCAGACAATCAATTTAGAATGAGAGACCCGGTTTATTCGGACTCAGAAACGTTTAAAGCGCACAAGAAAAAACGGCAGGAAACCAGAACAGATAACAAAAAAACAAGAGACGTCTTTCCGGGTAGCGAGTTTGTAATTGATTTTGTTAAGAAGGAAGCTGTGTGTCCTAATGGTAAAGAGATGATCTATTTGGGTGATGATTTCGAAACTAAAAGTGGACCCCACATGCGATTCCGAGGTTATTTGAAAGACTGCCGAGAATGCCCATTGCAAGAGCAATGTATGCAGAAAGAAGTCAAAAGTCAGGGGCGACAAATATCAGTTTTAATCGAATCGAAAAGAAGAGTGACACAGTTAGATAAAATGAAAAAGATCATCGATAGTGATGATGGTAAAAAAATGTATAGCAAGCGAATGTATACAATCGAACCGGTCTTTGGGAATATTTGTAGCAACAAAGGTTTAGACAAATTGAGCTTGCGAGGGGAAAGCAAGGTGACGGCGCAATGGCAGTTGTATTGTATGGTACATAATGCCGAGAAGTTATGGAGGTATGCCTCATAGAGGGATAGAAAGGGCCAAATGGCGCCCTATATGGCAATATTCGATCATTTGTCGATCAGGCAATGTGAAGATTAGCTAGATTCATAATTGTGGTCATATAATGAACGCCTCAGAAAACAATTCAGAGGCGCAAAAAAGTGACGGTCAAACCCGAAATTTTCTACAGCCTCGTTAGCTTAAATCCAGTCCTCGAGAGTAAGGTCAGGAATTCTGGAAAATTCTTTAGTGTTATTTGTT
The Teredinibacter franksiae DNA segment above includes these coding regions:
- a CDS encoding transposase, which translates into the protein MANFIDTNINQTVFLDINFLDQLGTDNFDFYMYTLLNTDKIIDGFLSRYKNSNVGRKAYPPELLLRVIFSAYYRGITSSRVIAKLCTTDLTFMALAVGTTPHFTTIANFVSGNCEAIKELFHKILLICDESGLIGKEHFAIDGCKLPTDASKQWSGTHPELEKKSTKMRARAERIVDKHLESDSTKNNQSGHYKKDMQTVETLLKTADKIDGFLAENEPRIGHSKSKKEVQSNITDNESCKMTTSKGTIQ
- a CDS encoding transposase; this encodes MTAADEKHQIIIEARAFGVGQEQITLKPMVESIKDKFEEDVFSAGCVLTADTGYCSEDNLQFLHDENIKSVIPDNQFRMRDPVYSDSETFKAHKKKRQKTRTDNKKTRDVFPGSEFVIDFVKKEAVCPNGKEMIYLGDDFETKSGPHMRFRGYLKDCRECPLQEQCMQKEVKSQGRQISVLIESKRRVTQLDKMKKIIDSDDGKKMYSKRMYTIEPVFGNICSNKGLDKLSLRGESKVTAQWQLYCMVHNAEKLWRYAT
- a CDS encoding ankyrin repeat domain-containing protein, producing the protein MLKKDIKGFFKAVRASDLELVKELHNKIPELVNACHTAPPKKDDGQSPLHVAYKTGNYEIADYLISQGADVNFIEQSTSNEWNAPVIHDCIRGVAFNTYGLTENEDDFNIALKALQNIIVNGASVNSEDSYGNTCLARAILDTKQIIDREFTDEIANIVYAQYKALFRVLLGAGADPDIKTDKRQSAHELIERFKLNKYNLV
- a CDS encoding TrmH family RNA methyltransferase — protein: MDNSKSTVRQRADEIKEYQCKNLIAVLENPMDIKNIGSVIRNANALGVEKIYVVDSRKSLPDDWEELRERKSLSKISVSASKWTFVKRFDSTEECLEHLEKNRFTSVVTSPHVKGRDNFVLHEADYTQPKLAVWFGNESRGISDIVVERSEFCVSIPMFGMIESLNLATTTGIVLYEVTKQRRDYQAKYKRANRKA
- a CDS encoding transposase — its product is MTAADEKHQIIIEARAFGVGQEQITLKPMVESIKDKFEEDVFSAGCVLTADTGYCSEDNLQFLHDENIKSVIPDNQFRMRDPVYSDSETFKAHKKKRQETRTDNKKTRDVFPGSEFVIDFVKKEAVCPNGKEMIYLGDDFETKSGPHMRFRGYLKDCRECPLQEQCMQKEVKSQGRQISVLIESKRRVTQLDKMKKIIDSDDGKKMYSKRMYTIEPVFGNICSNKGLDKLSLRGESKVTAQWQLYCMVHNAEKLWRYAS